The sequence ATCGCTAAAGAAGCGGTTGAGCGTGGTCAGGTTCTCTGTAAGCCGAAATCCATCACACCGCACACGAAGTTCGAAGCAGAAGTCTATATCCTCTCCAAAGAGGAAGGTGGACGCCATACTCCGTTCTTCAACGGTTACCGCCCGCAGTTCTACGTCCGTACAACTGACGTAACGGGTGCGATCACTCTGCCGGAAGGTACAGAGATGGTTATGCCGGGTGACAACGTTGCGATCGTCGCAGAACTCATCGCTCCGATCGCGATGGAAGAAGGTACACGCTTCGCGATTCGCGAAGGTGGCCGTACTGTCGGCGCCGGCGTCGTTTCCAAAATCCTTGCGTAATCGGGTCTCCGATTCGCAATTCTAGGAAATAACAATGCGTGAAAATATCCACCTGGCTTGTGAGAAGTGCACACGTCGCAACTACCACACAAGCAAAAACAAAAAGACGCACACTGAGAAATTCTCTGTGCGCAAATACTGCAAGTTCTGCCGCGAACATACGGTTCACAAAGAAGCAAAACTGTAAGTTGTTCTCCCGCTCGGGAGAATCATAGGCGAATAGCTCCAATGGTAGAGCGCCGGATTCCAAATCCGATGGTTGGGGGTTCGAGTCCCTCTTCGCCTGCCACATTCCCGATCAATGCAGCCCCGGGGCTTCAGTTATCGCGAATGTCAATGGGTACCTCGAAAAATCTCCGCGTCAGATTCTTCGAGGTGCGCAAGAGGAATGGAAATGAAATCAACACTTAACAGTTATGTCAGAAACGCCCGCATCGAGCTCTCCAAAGTCATTTTCCCGACTAAGGCGCAGGTGAAACAGGCGTTCATCGCCGTCGTGGTGGTAGTTGCTTTCGTTTCGATCTTTTTGGCACTTGTAGACTTGATCATGTCTTCATCACTGTCAGCGATTTTGGGCTAAGGGAGAACATATGGCACATCAATGGTATTCTATCCAGACCTACGCGGGCAGCGAACGCAGCGTTAAAAACGCGATCCTCAACCTGATTGACGAGCATAACCTCGCCGAAAAGATCAAAGAGGTCGTCGTTCCGACGGAAGACGTCATCGAGGTCAAAGACGGAAAGAAAAAGATCAGCGAACGTTCCCTCTATTCCGGTTACGTTTTCATCAACGTCGATCTGGATACGCCGACGCAGCACCTGATTCAGTCGCTGCCGCGCGTCTCCGGCTTCATCGGTGAGGCCAATCATCCGACACCGCTGAGCGAGAACGACATTAACACGATCCTCGACCGCGTCGAGAACCGTGCGGCGCCGAAACCGAAGGTCTACTTCGAAAACGGCGAGATGGTCCGTATCATCGACGGCCCGTTCGCGAACTTTACGGGTACAGTCGACGAATACGACCTCGAACACGGTACACTGAAGCTCAACGTATCGATCTTCGGTCGCAGCACCCCGGTGGACATTTCGTACACCCAGGTCGAAAAAATTATTTAATCTTACAAAGGAAAAGGAAGCACAATGGCAAAGAAAGTCATGGGTTATATCAAGTTGCAAATTCAAGCCGGCGCTGCCAACCCGGCACCTCCGGTCGGTCCTGCGCTGGGTCAGCGCGGCGTCAACATCATGGAATTCTGTAAAGCATTCAATGAAAAGACAAAAGACAAGATGGGCTTCAAAGTTCCGACCATCATTACGGTCTACAACGACAGAAGCTTCTCTTTCATCACGAAACAGCCGCCGGCATCTGCTCTGCTGATGAAAGCAGCTGGTATCAAGAAGGGTTCTGACAACCCGCTGAAAAACAAAGTTGCGAAGATCACCAAGGCGCAGCTGATGGAAGTCGTGAAGATGAAGATCGCCGACCTCAACACGGACGACGAAGAGCAGGCAGCGAAAATCCTTGCCGGTTCTGCACGTGCAATGGGCCTTGAAATTACAGAATAACTGTAAGCAACCGAACTATCTTCGACCGCAAAGATACAAAAAAACTGCGGCAGAATAAATTCAGGAGAATAATATGGCTAGCAAACGTTATAAGCAGCTGAACGAAAAAATCGACGCGACAAAACAGTACAGCGTCGTTGAAGCGGCAGCGTTCGTAAAAGAACTGCAGTCTGCCAAGTTTGACGAAACGGTCGAAATCGCGATGAACCTGGGTGTTGACCCGCGCCACGCTGACCAGATGGTCCGCGGTGCCGTTGTGCTTCCTCACGGTACAGGTAAAACAGTTCGCGTCGCCGTTTTCGCCAAAGGCGCCAAAATCGATGAAGCAAAAGCAGCCGGTGCCGATATCGTCGGTACGGATGAGCTCGTCGAGATGATCCAGGCCGGTAACATGCCGTTTGACGTTGTTGTCGCAGCGCCGGACTGTATGGGTGTCGTCGGTAAGATCGGCCGTATCCTCGGGCCAAAAGGCCTGATGCCGAACCCGAAAACGGGTACGGTAACACCGGACGTCGCGACTGCGGTCAAGAACGTCAAAGGCGGCCAGGTCGCTTTCCGTGTTGACAAAAAAGGGAACATCCACGCCGGTATCGGTAAAGCAAGCTTCGATGCTGACAAGATCGCCGAGAACGTCAAAGCGTTCGTCGCCGCGATCAACAAGCACAAGCCGGCTTCTTCAAAAGGCCGCTACATCAAGAACGCTGCGCTCTCTCTGACAATGAGCCCGGCGCTCAAATTTGACGTCGCCGAACTGGCGGACATCAAGTAATTCTTTCCCCTCCGGGGGACGGAAGTCTTGCGTTTGACATCACGGATGCCAGACGCAAGATTTTCACTAAACGAAGATCTGAAATCTTTGGACTAAAGAGAGTTGGGGGCAGCCTGTGCTGCTTAATCGGCCTTTCCCCGCCCCGCTTGAAGTTGAAGTCTGGAAAGGAGAACGAATGACAAGAGCTGAAAAAACGGAAGTTGTCAACTATCTTACCGGCGAGTTCGGAAGTGTTGCAGCCGTCGTTATCTGTGACTATAACGGTCTGGGTGTAGCTGATCTTGAAGAGCTGCGCGGTATGGCTCGCCAAAGCGATGCGAAAGTTCAGGTTGTAAAAAACACCCTGGCGAACATCGCACTGGCGAATGCTGATATGACCGGCGTCGAACTGAAAGATATGAACATCTTCATCTGGTCCGACGACGTTATCGGCGCGGCAAAAGTTGCAGCGGATTTCGCGAAGAAAAACGATAAACTGAGCATTAAAGCGGGTTACCTCGATAAAGAGCCTGCGGACAAAGCGAAGATCGAAGCTTTCGCAAAACTCCCGGGTCGCAACGAACTGCTTGGCATGCTGGCTGCTACCTGGATGGCACCGCTCACCAACTTTACGATCGGTCTCGATGCGCTTAGAAAAAAGCGCGAAGAAGAGGCTTAATTACTATTACTAACTACCATTAGGAGATAAAAATGGCTGTAACTAAAGAAGACGTACTCGAGTACATCTCTAACCTTTCCGTTCTCGAACTGTCCGAACTTGTTAAAGAGTTCGAAGAAAAATTCGGCGTATCTGCTCAGCCGGTTGCTGTTGCCGGTGTTGCTGTAGCTGCTGAAGCTGCCGAAGAAAAAACTGAATTCGACGTTATCCTCAAAGACGCTGGTGCGAAGAAGATCAACGTTATTAAAGTTGTCCGCGGCCTGACAGGTCTCGGCCTCAAAGAAGCGAAAGAAGCGGTTGAAACTGCTGGCTCTGTTATCAAAGAAGGTGTTGATAAAGAGACTGCAGAAGCTGCAAAGAAAGAACTCGAAGAAGCCGGCGCTTCCGTCGAGCTCAAGTAAGTTCTCTTTCCTCGGAAGGCGTGGCCTTCCGAACCTTTTCCGGGCGCTTTTGCCTCCCGTTTTCGAACGGACGGCAAAAGTGCCCTTACGTCGTTTATGGCAGGGACGCCTGCTTGGACACTGCACTTACTGAACTGCTTTCAGTAATTTAACTTCATTCGAGGTAGCCTATATGTTAAACACACTCTACTCCGGAAACCGCTTACGTGTTGACTTCGCTAAAACCCCGCAACAGATCGATGTTCCTAACCTCCTTCAACTGCAACTGAGCTCTTACGAAAACTTTCTGATGATGGATCAGAAGGATCGCGCCGAAAGCGGCCTGGAACGCGTATTCCAGTCTGTCTTCCCGATCCATGATGCCCAGAACCGCATTACGCTTGAGTACATGGGGTCCGAGATCGGTACGCCGAAATACACCGTACGCGAGTGTATGGAACGCGGCCTGACCTACTCCGTCTCCCTGCGCATGAAAACGCGCCTGGTCCTCTGGGACCGTGACGAGAACACCAAAGAGAAGAAGGGTGTCAGCGAGATCAAAGAACAGTCGATCTTTATCCGCGATATCCCGCTGATGACGGACCGTACCTCCTTCGTCATCAACGGCGTCGAACGCGTCGTCGTCAACCAGCTCCACCGTTCGCCGGGTGTTATCTTCAAAGAAGAAGAAGCGACGACGGCCGGCAACAAGCTGATCTACACCGGTCAGATCATCCCGGACCGCGGTTCATGGCTCTATTTCGAGTATGACCCGAAAGACATCCTTTACATGCGCATCAACAAGCGCCGTAAAGTACCGGTCACGATCATGTTCCGTGCCCTGGGGTACAGCAAGCAGGATATCCTGAAGCTCTTCTACCCGCTCCAGACGATCGAGATCGTGGACAATGCGTTCCTGATGCCGTTCGAGCCGGACCAGTTCGACGGGCGCCTGGAGTTCGACCTCCGCGACGTAGAGGGCAATGTCCACGTCGCCGCCGGTAAACGTCTCTCCAGCAAGAAAGCGCAGAAGATGATCGAAACGGGCATTACGCGTGTCCAGTATCCGGTCGAAGTTCTCTGCGAACGTCACCTTG is a genomic window of Sulfurimonas sp. HSL1-2 containing:
- the rpmG gene encoding 50S ribosomal protein L33, yielding MRENIHLACEKCTRRNYHTSKNKKTHTEKFSVRKYCKFCREHTVHKEAKL
- the secE gene encoding preprotein translocase subunit SecE, which translates into the protein MKSTLNSYVRNARIELSKVIFPTKAQVKQAFIAVVVVVAFVSIFLALVDLIMSSSLSAILG
- the nusG gene encoding transcription termination/antitermination protein NusG, with translation MAHQWYSIQTYAGSERSVKNAILNLIDEHNLAEKIKEVVVPTEDVIEVKDGKKKISERSLYSGYVFINVDLDTPTQHLIQSLPRVSGFIGEANHPTPLSENDINTILDRVENRAAPKPKVYFENGEMVRIIDGPFANFTGTVDEYDLEHGTLKLNVSIFGRSTPVDISYTQVEKII
- the rplK gene encoding 50S ribosomal protein L11, with translation MAKKVMGYIKLQIQAGAANPAPPVGPALGQRGVNIMEFCKAFNEKTKDKMGFKVPTIITVYNDRSFSFITKQPPASALLMKAAGIKKGSDNPLKNKVAKITKAQLMEVVKMKIADLNTDDEEQAAKILAGSARAMGLEITE
- the rplA gene encoding 50S ribosomal protein L1 codes for the protein MASKRYKQLNEKIDATKQYSVVEAAAFVKELQSAKFDETVEIAMNLGVDPRHADQMVRGAVVLPHGTGKTVRVAVFAKGAKIDEAKAAGADIVGTDELVEMIQAGNMPFDVVVAAPDCMGVVGKIGRILGPKGLMPNPKTGTVTPDVATAVKNVKGGQVAFRVDKKGNIHAGIGKASFDADKIAENVKAFVAAINKHKPASSKGRYIKNAALSLTMSPALKFDVAELADIK
- the rplJ gene encoding 50S ribosomal protein L10, which gives rise to MTRAEKTEVVNYLTGEFGSVAAVVICDYNGLGVADLEELRGMARQSDAKVQVVKNTLANIALANADMTGVELKDMNIFIWSDDVIGAAKVAADFAKKNDKLSIKAGYLDKEPADKAKIEAFAKLPGRNELLGMLAATWMAPLTNFTIGLDALRKKREEEA
- the rplL gene encoding 50S ribosomal protein L7/L12, encoding MAVTKEDVLEYISNLSVLELSELVKEFEEKFGVSAQPVAVAGVAVAAEAAEEKTEFDVILKDAGAKKINVIKVVRGLTGLGLKEAKEAVETAGSVIKEGVDKETAEAAKKELEEAGASVELK